A stretch of the Massilia sp. W12 genome encodes the following:
- a CDS encoding NAD+ synthase — protein sequence MGAMQQAATVQVALAQINSTVGALAANAALIRQQAEQAHAAGADILVTPELSLAGYPPEDLLLRPGFIAACAAQLQELMQQCGALRGLHLLVGHPLARDGKLYNAVSVLHEGHLLGVYCKQELPNNAVFDEKRYFDAGHVPLVFEVKGMRFGVNICEDSWFAGPPAAARAAGAQVLLAPNGSPFHMNKQDLRYQVMREHVSSLGLPLVYVNLVGGQDELVFDGGSFVLDAQGEVKARMAQFESGQLLVRFEAPASAVGQPHPAPHIPPQSVAPDLAVEAQVYQALVCGVRDYVGKNGFPGAIIGLSGGVDSALTLAVAVDALGAGKVRAVMMPSPYTAEISLLDSREMVQTLGVQYDEIAIANAMEIYTGMLGPLFAGRKEDTTEENIQARIRGTLLMALSNKFGSIVLTTGNKSEMAVGYCTLYGDMAGGFAVIKDLAKTLVYRVCAWRNAQGQVIPERILTRAPSAELRPNQTDQDSLPPYEVLDAIMQMFMEENRSQAEIIAAGYTQADVARVTRLIRINEYKRRQAPIGIRITHRGFGRDWRYPVTQRYAD from the coding sequence ATGGGTGCAATGCAGCAAGCCGCCACGGTGCAAGTGGCCTTAGCGCAAATCAACAGCACAGTCGGGGCCTTGGCGGCGAATGCTGCCTTGATCCGCCAGCAAGCTGAGCAGGCGCATGCCGCCGGCGCGGATATTCTGGTGACGCCCGAGCTGTCGCTGGCCGGCTATCCGCCGGAAGATCTGTTATTGCGTCCCGGCTTCATCGCCGCCTGCGCCGCCCAGCTGCAGGAATTAATGCAGCAGTGCGGCGCATTACGCGGCCTGCATCTGCTGGTCGGCCACCCCCTGGCGCGCGATGGCAAGCTGTATAACGCCGTCTCGGTCTTGCATGAAGGGCATTTGCTGGGCGTGTATTGCAAGCAGGAATTGCCGAATAATGCGGTGTTTGATGAAAAGCGCTATTTTGACGCCGGCCATGTGCCGCTGGTGTTTGAAGTCAAAGGCATGCGCTTTGGCGTGAATATTTGTGAAGACAGCTGGTTTGCCGGCCCGCCGGCAGCCGCGCGCGCCGCCGGCGCGCAAGTGCTGCTGGCGCCGAACGGCTCGCCGTTTCACATGAATAAGCAAGACTTGCGCTATCAGGTGATGCGCGAACATGTTTCCAGTCTCGGCTTGCCGCTGGTGTATGTGAATCTGGTGGGCGGACAGGATGAACTGGTGTTTGACGGCGGTTCATTTGTGCTGGATGCGCAAGGCGAGGTCAAGGCGCGCATGGCGCAATTTGAGTCTGGCCAACTGCTGGTGCGCTTTGAGGCCCCGGCCAGCGCGGTCGGCCAGCCGCATCCCGCACCGCACATCCCGCCGCAAAGCGTGGCCCCGGACCTGGCCGTGGAAGCCCAGGTGTATCAAGCCCTGGTGTGCGGGGTGCGCGACTATGTTGGCAAAAACGGCTTTCCCGGCGCCATCATCGGCCTCTCCGGCGGCGTTGATTCGGCCCTGACGCTGGCGGTGGCGGTGGATGCGCTGGGCGCCGGCAAAGTGCGCGCGGTCATGATGCCATCCCCCTATACCGCCGAAATTTCCCTGCTGGATTCGCGCGAAATGGTGCAAACCCTGGGCGTGCAATACGATGAAATTGCGATAGCAAACGCCATGGAGATCTACACTGGCATGCTGGGGCCGCTGTTTGCCGGCCGCAAAGAAGACACCACCGAAGAAAACATTCAGGCGCGCATACGCGGCACGCTGTTAATGGCGCTTTCCAATAAATTCGGCAGCATTGTGCTGACCACCGGCAATAAGAGTGAAATGGCGGTTGGTTATTGCACCCTGTATGGCGATATGGCGGGCGGCTTTGCCGTGATCAAAGATTTGGCCAAAACCCTGGTGTACCGCGTGTGCGCCTGGCGCAATGCGCAAGGGCAGGTGATTCCTGAGCGGATTTTAACGCGCGCCCCCAGCGCAGAATTGCGCCCGAATCAAACCGATCAGGATTCCTTGCCGCCATATGAAGTGCTGGATGCGATCATGCAAATGTTTATGGAAGAAAACCGTTCGCAAGCCGAGATCATCGCCGCCGGATATACGCAAGCGGATGTGGCGCGCGTGACCCGCTTGATCCGCATCAATGAATACAAACGCCGCCAGGCGCCGATCGGCATCCGCATCACTCACCGTGGTTTCGGGCGCGACTGGCGCTACCCGGTGACGCAGCGTTACGCTGATTAA
- a CDS encoding homoserine dehydrogenase, with the protein MKPVKVGLLGIGTVGTGTFNVLHRNQEEIRRRAGRGIEIAMVADLNTTRATEITQGRCRVVADAWQVVNDPEIDIVIELIGGYGIAKELVLAAIANGKHVVTANKALLATHGNEIFRAAQDKGVMVAFEAAVAGGIPIIKALREGLTANRIQWVAGIINGTTNFILSEMRDKGLDFGSVLKQAQELGYAEADPTFDIEGVDAAHKATLMAAIAFGIPVQFDKAYVEGITRLQSCDIAFAEQLGYRIKLLGIAKRVQNQGAEAIELRVHPTLIPAKRLIANVEGAMNAVLVQGDAVGATLYYGKGAGSEPTASAVIADLVDITRLATADPEHRVPHLAFQPDAMSDIQIVPMSEVCTSYYLRMRVKDQPGVLADITRILADGDISIDAMLQKEPGDGESQTDIIILTHLTREKHVLAAIERMQSLPTVLGAVTRIRMEELN; encoded by the coding sequence ATGAAACCTGTAAAAGTCGGCCTGCTTGGCATCGGTACCGTGGGTACCGGCACCTTTAATGTACTGCATCGCAACCAGGAAGAAATCCGGCGCCGCGCCGGGCGCGGGATTGAGATTGCAATGGTGGCCGACTTGAACACCACGCGCGCAACAGAAATTACCCAAGGCCGCTGCCGTGTGGTGGCGGACGCCTGGCAAGTGGTCAACGATCCCGAAATCGATATCGTGATTGAACTCATCGGCGGCTATGGCATTGCGAAAGAATTGGTGCTGGCCGCAATCGCCAATGGCAAGCATGTGGTCACGGCAAATAAAGCCCTGCTGGCCACACATGGCAATGAAATCTTCCGCGCCGCGCAAGATAAAGGCGTGATGGTCGCGTTTGAAGCGGCGGTGGCCGGCGGCATTCCCATCATCAAGGCGCTGCGCGAAGGCTTGACCGCCAACCGCATCCAATGGGTGGCCGGCATCATCAATGGCACCACCAATTTCATTCTTTCTGAAATGCGCGACAAAGGTCTGGACTTTGGCAGCGTCTTAAAACAGGCGCAGGAACTGGGCTATGCCGAAGCCGACCCGACTTTTGATATCGAAGGCGTGGACGCCGCCCACAAAGCCACGCTGATGGCGGCGATTGCGTTTGGCATTCCGGTGCAATTTGACAAAGCCTATGTCGAAGGCATCACCCGTTTGCAATCCTGCGATATCGCCTTTGCCGAGCAGCTGGGTTATCGCATCAAACTGCTGGGCATCGCCAAGCGCGTGCAAAACCAGGGCGCGGAAGCGATTGAATTGCGCGTGCACCCGACCCTGATTCCGGCCAAGCGCTTAATCGCGAATGTCGAAGGGGCCATGAATGCCGTGCTGGTGCAGGGCGACGCCGTTGGCGCCACACTTTACTATGGCAAAGGCGCAGGTTCCGAGCCGACCGCTTCGGCGGTGATTGCCGACCTGGTTGACATCACCCGCTTAGCCACCGCCGATCCGGAACACCGCGTGCCGCATCTGGCCTTCCAGCCCGACGCCATGAGCGATATCCAGATTGTGCCGATGAGCGAAGTTTGCACCAGCTACTATCTGCGCATGCGCGTCAAAGACCAGCCCGGCGTGCTGGCCGACATCACCCGCATTCTGGCCGATGGCGATATCTCGATTGACGCCATGCTGCAAAAAGAGCCGGGCGATGGCGAAAGCCAGACCGACATCATTATCCTGACCCATTTGACACGCGAAAAACATGTGCTGGCGGCGATTGAGCGCATGCAAAGCTTACCCACCGTGCTGGGCGCCGTGACCCGCATCCGCATGGAGGAATTGAACTGA
- a CDS encoding pyridoxal phosphate-dependent aminotransferase has translation MRTIQKSSKLAQVCYDIRGPVLDKARQMEDEGHRIIKLNIGNLAVFGFEPPDEIVHDMILNLPHAAGYTDSKGMFAPRKAVVQYCQSKRIEGVDIDDVYIGNGVSELIVMSMNALLDSGDEVLVPAPDYPLWTAAVSLSGGRPVHYVCDEQADWYPDIEDIKKKISSNTRAIVIINPNNPTGALYPTELLLQIIEVARQHQLLIFADEIYDKTLYDGHQHTSIASLAADVLCITFNGLSKNYRSCGYRSGWMVVSGEKRHAKDYIEGLNMLASMRLCANAPGQFAIQTALGGRQSIEDLVGPGGRLLRQRDLAHKLLTEIPGVSCVKPKAALYMFPRLDPRIYPIRDDQEFAYELLAEEKILIVQGTGFNWVAPDHFRVVFLPNTDDLSEAFGRIARFLHNYRKRHGTA, from the coding sequence TTGCGCACCATACAAAAATCGAGCAAGCTGGCCCAGGTCTGTTACGACATTCGCGGCCCGGTTTTGGATAAAGCCCGCCAGATGGAAGACGAGGGGCACCGCATCATCAAACTCAATATCGGCAATCTGGCAGTGTTCGGCTTTGAGCCGCCGGATGAAATTGTGCACGATATGATTCTCAATCTGCCGCATGCCGCCGGTTATACCGATTCCAAAGGCATGTTCGCGCCGCGCAAGGCGGTGGTGCAATATTGTCAGAGCAAGCGGATTGAAGGAGTGGATATTGACGATGTGTATATCGGCAATGGCGTCTCTGAGTTGATCGTGATGAGCATGAACGCGCTCTTGGACAGCGGCGACGAGGTGCTGGTGCCAGCCCCCGATTATCCGCTGTGGACGGCGGCGGTCAGCCTGTCCGGCGGGCGGCCGGTGCACTATGTCTGCGATGAGCAGGCTGACTGGTACCCGGACATTGAAGACATCAAAAAGAAAATCTCCAGCAATACCCGTGCGATTGTCATCATCAATCCAAACAATCCGACCGGGGCCTTGTATCCGACCGAATTGCTGCTGCAAATCATCGAAGTCGCGCGCCAGCATCAATTGCTGATTTTCGCCGACGAAATCTACGACAAAACCCTGTACGACGGACATCAACACACCTCGATTGCGTCGCTGGCTGCGGATGTGCTGTGTATCACCTTCAATGGCTTATCCAAAAACTACCGTTCCTGCGGCTACCGTTCCGGCTGGATGGTGGTATCGGGTGAAAAGCGCCACGCCAAAGACTATATCGAGGGCTTGAATATGCTGGCCTCGATGCGCTTGTGTGCGAATGCGCCGGGCCAGTTTGCGATTCAAACCGCGCTGGGCGGGCGTCAGAGCATTGAAGATCTGGTCGGCCCCGGCGGGCGCCTGCTGCGCCAGCGCGATCTGGCGCACAAGCTGCTCACCGAGATTCCGGGCGTGAGCTGCGTCAAACCCAAGGCCGCGCTGTATATGTTCCCACGGCTCGATCCGCGCATTTATCCGATCCGCGATGACCAGGAATTCGCCTATGAATTGCTGGCCGAGGAAAAGATTCTGATCGTGCAGGGCACCGGCTTTAACTGGGTGGCGCCGGATCATTTCCGCGTGGTGTTTTTACCCAATACCGATGATTTGAGCGAAGCTTTTGGCCGTATCGCGCGCTTTTTACATAACTACCGCAAACGCCACGGCACGGCTTAA